The proteins below come from a single Canis aureus isolate CA01 chromosome 14, VMU_Caureus_v.1.0, whole genome shotgun sequence genomic window:
- the LOC144283238 gene encoding reticulon-3-like, which translates to MTVRRAAAELVRPQKSITQTPIQGWPGWDANRFQCHQCGFLLRPGSSVTISFRLYKSVIQGIQKSEEGHPFKAYLDVDIAVSSEAFHNHVNAAMVHINRALKLIIRLFLVEDLVDSLKLNVFVWLMTYVGAVFNGITLLILAELLIFSVPIDCEKYKTQIDHYVGIARDQTKSIVEKIQAKLPGIEKKKKRRNKYMGTRNATVTKTPLNSYNVITCTLKELHSKLLFLNLVFSPLLSLYPQYQAQELLH; encoded by the exons ATGACCGTACGACGGGCAGCTGCGGAACTGGTCAGACCGCAGAAGTCCATTACTCAAACACCAATCCAAGGATGGCCAGGATGGGATGCGAATCG CTTTCAGTGTCATCAGTGTGGTTTCTTACTTCGTCCTGGCTCTTCTGTCACCATCAGCTTCAGGCTGTACAAGTCTGTCATCCAAGGTATACAGAAATCAGAAGAGGGCCATCCATTCAAAGCCTACCTGGATGTAGACATTGCTGTGTCCTCAGAAGCTTTCCATAATCACGTGAATGCTGCCATGGTGCACATCAACAGGGCCCTGAAACTCATTATTCGTCTCTTTCTGGTGGAAGATTTGGTTGACTCCTTGAAGCTGAATGTTTTCGTGTGGCTAATGACCTACGTTGGTGCCGTTTTCAATGGAATCACCCTTCTGATTCTTGCCGAACTGCTCATTTTCAGTGTCCCCATTGACTGTGAGAAGTACAAGACCCAGATTGATCACTATGTTGGCATTGCCCGCGATCAGACCAAGTCAATTGTTGAAAAGATACAAGCAAAACTCcctggaattgaaaaaaaaaaaaaaaggcggaaTAAGTATATGGGAACCAGAAATGCAACAGTTACTAAAACACCACTTAATAGTTATAACGTTATTACGTGTACTCTGAAGGAACTGCATTCCaagcttctttttcttaatttggtgttttctcccctcctttccctttaccCTCAGTATCAAGCACAAGAATTGTTGCACTAA